The following coding sequences are from one Virgibacillus necropolis window:
- a CDS encoding response regulator, with product MKKHILVVDDQPGIRFLLEEVLTNEGYQVTTANTGQEALDHGYSCTFDLMILDYKLPIMDGLQILHQLKKENILIPAILMSGLAEELMQEADSCSLIKHVLAKPFNIVDVCKIVNDIVR from the coding sequence ATGAAAAAGCATATTTTAGTTGTAGATGATCAACCTGGTATTCGCTTTTTACTAGAAGAGGTATTAACAAATGAAGGGTATCAAGTAACGACAGCTAATACGGGGCAGGAAGCTTTGGATCATGGTTATTCGTGTACATTTGATCTGATGATTTTGGATTATAAGTTACCAATTATGGATGGTCTGCAAATTTTACATCAGTTAAAAAAAGAAAATATACTGATACCAGCTATTCTAATGAGTGGACTAGCTGAAGAATTAATGCAAGAAGCTGATTCCTGTTCTTTGATCAAGCATGTTTTGGCTAAACCATTTAATATCGTGGATGTATGCAAGATAGTAAATGATATAGTGAGGTAG
- a CDS encoding CTP synthase, translating into MTKYIFVTGGVVSSLGKGITAASLGRLLKNRGLKVTIQKFDPYINVDPGTMSPYQHGEVFVTEDGAETDLDLGHYERFIDINLNKYSNITTGKVYSSVIKKERRGDYLGGTVQVIPHITNEIKEQVYRAGQATKADVVITEIGGTVGDIESLPFLEAIRQIKSDIGRDHVMYIHCTLVPYIKAAGEMKTKPTQHSVKELRSLGIQPDAIVLRTELPISKDMKEKIALFCDINEQAVIEMRDADILYQIPIALQEQHLDQLACDHFGLECQTADMDEWKGLVNKVRHLSKTATIGLVGKYVELPDAYLSVVEALKHAGYPYDTDVSVHWINAEKLDKETIQHELSRVDGIIVPGGFGDRGIEGKIEAIRYARENNIPFFGICLGMQLATVEFARNVLNLEGAHSAEIDPNTPYPIIDLLPEQKNISDLGGTLRLGIYPCKLQDGTKTKMAYDNEDLVYERHRHRFEFNNDFRQQMEDNGFIFSGTSPDGRLIETIEITDHPWFIACQFHPEFKSRPTNPQALFKGFIGSVVTNIENHH; encoded by the coding sequence GTGACTAAATATATTTTCGTAACGGGCGGTGTGGTTTCATCGCTAGGTAAAGGAATTACAGCAGCATCTTTAGGACGATTGCTAAAAAATCGTGGCCTAAAAGTAACCATTCAAAAATTCGATCCATACATTAACGTTGATCCTGGAACAATGAGTCCTTATCAGCACGGTGAAGTTTTTGTAACAGAAGATGGGGCCGAAACAGACCTTGATCTTGGTCACTATGAACGCTTTATTGATATAAATTTAAATAAATATAGCAATATTACTACTGGAAAAGTGTATTCTAGTGTCATTAAAAAAGAGCGTCGTGGTGACTATTTAGGTGGCACTGTTCAAGTAATTCCCCACATTACAAATGAAATTAAAGAACAGGTTTATCGTGCTGGTCAAGCTACAAAGGCTGATGTTGTTATAACTGAAATTGGTGGAACTGTCGGTGATATCGAATCCCTACCATTTTTAGAAGCAATAAGGCAAATTAAAAGTGATATTGGTCGTGACCATGTCATGTACATCCATTGTACGTTAGTACCATATATCAAAGCGGCAGGAGAAATGAAAACAAAGCCTACCCAACATAGTGTGAAAGAATTGCGTTCATTAGGAATTCAACCTGATGCAATAGTACTACGAACCGAATTGCCGATTAGTAAAGACATGAAAGAAAAAATTGCGTTGTTCTGTGATATTAACGAACAAGCAGTTATTGAAATGCGTGACGCTGACATTCTGTATCAAATTCCAATTGCGTTGCAAGAACAACATTTAGATCAGTTAGCATGTGATCATTTTGGATTAGAATGTCAAACAGCAGACATGGATGAATGGAAGGGATTAGTGAACAAGGTTCGTCATTTGTCAAAAACTGCGACCATTGGTTTGGTTGGAAAGTATGTCGAATTACCAGACGCCTATTTATCTGTTGTGGAAGCGCTAAAACATGCAGGTTATCCGTATGATACAGATGTATCTGTTCATTGGATTAATGCAGAAAAATTAGATAAAGAAACAATCCAGCATGAACTATCACGTGTTGATGGAATCATTGTCCCGGGTGGTTTTGGTGACCGTGGAATTGAAGGGAAAATTGAAGCGATTCGCTATGCTCGTGAAAACAATATACCTTTCTTTGGCATCTGTCTCGGAATGCAACTTGCAACAGTCGAATTTGCACGAAATGTACTTAACTTAGAAGGCGCGCATTCTGCAGAAATAGATCCAAATACGCCATACCCGATTATTGACTTATTACCAGAACAAAAAAATATATCAGATCTTGGTGGTACATTAAGACTAGGTATTTATCCTTGTAAATTACAAGATGGAACCAAAACAAAAATGGCATATGATAATGAAGACCTAGTGTACGAGCGTCATCGTCATCGTTTTGAATTTAATAATGATTTCAGGCAACAAATGGAAGATAACGGGTTTATTTTTTCAGGAACTAGTCCTGATGGTCGTTTGATTGAAACGATTGAAATAACGGATCACCCATGGTTTATTGCCTGCCAATTTCATCCAGAATTTAAATCGCGTCCAACTAACCCACAAGCATTATTCAAAGGGTTTATCGGTTCGGTTGTAACTAATATTGAAAATCACCACTAA